A segment of the candidate division KSB1 bacterium genome:
CAAATTCATTGTTAACCTTAAACGATATCGGCAATTTCGTAAAATTTATTAAGCGAAAGTTCGCTGAGTGCAGCAATTCTACGAAACATGAGCCTGATAATCGCAGCAGTACAAATTCCAATAGGCAAGACTTATTTTACTGGATATCTGCGCAAGCTTGCTCCCTAAATCCCTAGCTTTTTCTAAAAGAAACCAGGGCTTCTTCAAATCTACCGAGATCAAAAAGGAGGCTGCCTGTATTTATAGTAGGCAGGAGCATGATTCGGCCTTGATGCAATTTCCCGATTAAAAACAGCCAGGGAGTCGCGGTGCCTCCGCAAACCATAAGGTCTCTTGCTTCTTTGATGTTTACGCTCATCATTTTTCTCTTAAAATTTCATACTCGGTGAAGTATACAAAGAGCAGTCTAATTTTGGTAAGCGAAATTTCGCTAAGTTTAAGTAATTCTCTTTGAGCGTTATATACTTTCATGGCGTAGATTTGCGGAAACAAAAAAAATAATTAATTGCGAAAAAAATAAGAAATTCGCTTTTGGTGAAAAATAGTTTGCTAAAATTAAAAATAATGTGGATATTTGAACAATCACGAATTACATAAAATTATGGAACTGAGAAGCGAATAGCGAAAAAGCGAGGAACGATGTTCGAAGTCTTATGCTCTTTTTTGCGCTCTACGCTTTTCGCTATTCGATAATAGGGAAAGAAATGGAAGTTGGTGGAGAAAATTTACGCCTTATCCTCGGGCTGAAATTAAAACAATTTCGGCTTAAAAAAGAAATGCAGTTAAAAGACTTGGCCAGGAAATCCGGGCTATCTATTTCTTTTTTAAGCGAAATTGAAAAAGGCAAAAAATATCCCAAGCCCGAAAAAATCATGCTTTTGGCCCAGGCTTTGGATATTTCTTTCGACGACCTGGTGTCTCTGAAAGTCGATGAAGAGCTTGACGGCCTCACCTCGCTCCTTAATTCTCCTTTTTTAAAAGAATTTCCTTTTGAACTGTTCGGAATCACTCCCCGGGACTTGATGGATCTGGCGAAGGATTCACCCGCGAAAGCCGGTGCCTTTATCCGAACATTTTTGGAAATCGGCGAAAGCTATAATATGCGCGTCGAGCATTTTTTGCTGGCGGCGCTACGGTCATACCAGAAAATTCACTTAAATTATTTTGAAGATATCGAGAAAGCTGTTATTGGTTTTCTAAAAGAGAACCAAATGCCCGTTGAGCCTTTGGTGGAATTTGGGCAACTGCGTTCAATTTTCATTAGAAAATATGGTTTTGCTTTAGAAGAAACTACATTCGATGAATTCCCTGAGTTACAAGGCTTCCGTTCGATTTGGATCGATACCGAGCCCCCAAAACTGATTGTTAATAAGAATTTGCTGCCAAGTCAAAAGGCTTTTATTTTGGGACGTGAACTTGGTTATTCCCATTTGGATTTATCGGAACGTGCCAAAACATCGTCCTGGCTGAAAGTCGAGTCGTTTGAACAGGTTTTGAATAATTTCCAAGCATCTTATTTTGCAGGAGCCTTACTGATAAATCGTAAACTTCTGCAGAAGGACTTGAAACAGTTTTTCAAAAAGAAGAAATGGGATGGGCAGGGCTTTTTGGACCTGATGAAAAAATATGATGCAACACCTGAAATGTTTCTTTATCGACTCAGCCAGCTCATTCCGAAACTGTTTAATCTTCGCGAAATTTACTATTTACGTTTTAACAACAAGGCCGGTTTGGACAAGTATCCTTTAACCAAAGAGCTGAATATGTCGCGGGTGCGTGTACCTCACGGGATTGGACTCAATGAACACTATTGCCGTCGTTGGCTTTCTATAGGCCTGCTTAAAAAGTTAGCGGCTCAGCAAGAAAAAGGTCCGGTGAAGGAGACGCTCATTGCCGCGCAGCGATCCCATTTTATCGGGGGGGGAGACGAGTTTTTTACGGTGACGTTGGCGCGTCCTTTGGCCTTAACCGAGAGAGCTAATTCAAGTATCTCAATCGGATTTTTGATCAACGAAGAATTCAAGAACACTGTCAGCTTTTGGAATGATTCTGCGATCCCCAAAGTAGAAGTGAACGAAACTTGCGAGCGCTGCGAACTTTCCGAGGCACAATGTTCCGACCGGGTTGCACCGCCTGTTTTTTTTCTGCAGGAGCAAAGTCATTTGCAGAGGGAACGCGCGTTGGAAAGATTTATTGGGAAAATGAAAGGCAATTAAAAACGAAATGAAAATAGAGAATAGAGCTATTTATTTTTAATCAGTGGGCAGACAAAATTTTACTAAATATCCGAATCTAAATCAAAATCTGTTATATCGTCGCGCATGAGTACTAAGATTGCCGACTGAGGGACGACGACATAGTGCTTGCGTTCAAATTCAATTTCTACGCCGGCGGTACTTATGTAAATTGCATAATCCCCCACATTTGCCTGCAGCGGGATGTATTTCGTGTCCTGTTTTGGTGATGAAGACCAGGGCTCCTCACTGATCGAATTAGGATCCGGCATGGGGTAGCCCGGTCCAACTTTAACCACGTAACCACCCCGAACTTTTTCTTTCTCTTTAACTCCCGGCGGCAGATAGAGTCCAAATTCTGTGCGGTTTTTACTATCATCCGGGGAAATTAGAATTCGATCGCCAACAACGATAAGCTGCTTTTTTCTTGCCATTACCACTTTCCTTGCATTTTTTTAATTGCCCCTAAAATTGCTTGAACCGGCTTTACGCTTCGAGTGCACCGACATAAATTTCCAGCCAGAGCATCCACCAATTCTTCTTCCGTGGGGTCGGGAATTTTA
Coding sequences within it:
- a CDS encoding helix-turn-helix domain-containing protein — translated: MEVGGENLRLILGLKLKQFRLKKEMQLKDLARKSGLSISFLSEIEKGKKYPKPEKIMLLAQALDISFDDLVSLKVDEELDGLTSLLNSPFLKEFPFELFGITPRDLMDLAKDSPAKAGAFIRTFLEIGESYNMRVEHFLLAALRSYQKIHLNYFEDIEKAVIGFLKENQMPVEPLVEFGQLRSIFIRKYGFALEETTFDEFPELQGFRSIWIDTEPPKLIVNKNLLPSQKAFILGRELGYSHLDLSERAKTSSWLKVESFEQVLNNFQASYFAGALLINRKLLQKDLKQFFKKKKWDGQGFLDLMKKYDATPEMFLYRLSQLIPKLFNLREIYYLRFNNKAGLDKYPLTKELNMSRVRVPHGIGLNEHYCRRWLSIGLLKKLAAQQEKGPVKETLIAAQRSHFIGGGDEFFTVTLARPLALTERANSSISIGFLINEEFKNTVSFWNDSAIPKVEVNETCERCELSEAQCSDRVAPPVFFLQEQSHLQRERALERFIGKMKGN
- a CDS encoding co-chaperone GroES, which translates into the protein MARKKQLIVVGDRILISPDDSKNRTEFGLYLPPGVKEKEKVRGGYVVKVGPGYPMPDPNSISEEPWSSSPKQDTKYIPLQANVGDYAIYISTAGVEIEFERKHYVVVPQSAILVLMRDDITDFDLDSDI